The genomic interval ATGCCTGACAGGAATATTGAGCACAGCAACACCAATGtcagtgcatccctaatatgaatgataaaaacTTTATCagtgatgctaaaataacactagtTTCAATGtgctttacaaaacaaatcacTGCTAGCATTTCAACCTGACTTTAAAACGTTGTCGGCCAACAAGTTAACCAGCACAGCACCAGATGACAAGACTGAGGGACCAGCAAACAATCTTAGGCTggttcaagtattttttttttctgcgtaggcatgcatgcatttttattttatgcatgtcAGTTGTGTTTCCCACACTGGGTCGTGCATGCTTCGTGATTCCTAACCCTACACCTCTTTGCCAAACATCCACCTGAAAGGTGCTCCGCAGTCCTTTacttaaagagaaataaatctgCCAAAAGTATGAAGGTGCATGATATTTGGCAGGTGTTTCAAAGAATATATtaggggggagaaaaaaaaagccttatgTTACGCGAGGTACTGCCCAAGTGAATACAGTACAGTCCAAGCAAGGGAATAAACCTGGCCACCGGAGAAACACGAGGTCGAGGTGTCATTTCACAAGTGTTGCCGAAGGCAGAGTGGGTGTTTTACAAGTTATGTTGCTTTTCAATTGCAGAAATAATGGAAGATTCCCATTTCAACTCATCATACTTTTGGTCTCCCGTTCCAACAGTGCAAGGACAGGTAGACACCTTATTATTGGACTCTCTTGTACAGTACATCCTTGTGTCTTTAACAGACACGCCATGCTTATAAAGCACAATCtgttaaatcaaaaaaaaaaaaaaaaaaaaacagtcaaaacaagCATACCAGTCCGGGATGGCTAACACCAGCCTCGCACTGATCCATGTGAAAGTTACAGACTGGAAGCCCTTGCATCAGCATCCAGAAAAAGTAACCCTTGCCTCGCTGCTCTCTCCTTCTTCCCCTTCATCCTTCATCTGCGTTTATCTCTCAATCCATcctccttttctctttcctccttCCCTTCCCtccctcgtttttttttcttcttcttttcttccatTCACCCCCTCCCCTGCGAGTTTAGATTGAGAACGCCATGTTTCTGAATAAGATGAAAGAGCAGCTGGGGCCGGACAAGGGAGCTGGTTTTCCGCACTCGTCCGCGGCGCACTACCCCACGGCGGTGCTGACGGTGCCGGGCTCGGTCGCCATGGACACGGGAGCCGTCGGGAGGGTGCCCAAGCAggagggtggaggaggaggagcgaGCGGGACGGCAGGGCCGCAGATATCCGGCGTGGGAGCGCACCTGCATCCTCCTCACACGTCCCAGAACATCACGGTGGTGCCTGTCCCGTCCACCGGCATCATGACAGCAGGTGGGTATTCCACCtgtatgttaaaataataatatatatagtgctgtcaagttaataattatgataaattgcatctgaaataaaagttttctttacataatatgagtgtgtactgtgtgtatttatgtgtatttaaaggAACAAGACACTAATAgtttgagttttaccgtttttcaatccattcagccgatctccgggtctggcggttagcatagcttagcatagatcattgaaaccaattagaccagtagcatcgcgttcaaaaatcaccaaagagtttcagtatatttcctgtttaaaacttgactcttctttAGTCATGTTGTGTAACCAAGAGCGacggaaaaggaaaaaaagttgcaattttctgggccgatatgattaggaactatattCTCATTCCAGCATAATAATTAATGAAGTTTGGCTTGATCATTatagtatagttcctaatcatatcggccCAGAAAATTGCATCTTTTCTTTTGCCGGTTTTAGTACACAATATTCAATTCACGAGCTGTTAGTAAGTCTGTCCCCATATGGTTTTATCgaacaaaactgttaaaatagatATTGTATATTAGCACTATGGTTTATAATACATTACGCAGTTATAACGGTTGCCTGCAGAGGCCGACTGTTTTTACCCTTTACTGTGGGATCTAACCCTTGTTTAGTTATggctaaataacatttaattaaaatgaccaCTTAGTCTTTAATATTTAGccacagaaatgtaaatatgtggACATCAGAGCATGTAAACTGGCGATAAACAGCATATAAATGATTAACCGCACCAATATAATGAAATGGCAACACATGCATGCAACGCTCGTATATTCACAATAACTGCAACCTTAATAAAcgataaaataatgtgttttatggcTTCTCTTCCTTTAATGTGCCTTGTATGTTGGGGATTACTGAACGTGggcatacaaatatatatctgtgtgtgtgttcctgtagTGATGTGTCAGAGTGGGTCAACCGGATGTGTTTGTCTCTCAGCAGGGTTAGTGATCACGACTCCTCAAGGGGCGCTGGTCACTCCTCCTTCCTCCTCGCAGTCTTTTGTTTCTGGACCTCCCACAACGACCATGATCGTGTCCGCTTTACACCCAACTAACACAGGTAGAGAGTTATACTCCACCTTCTCGCCCTTCTGAAATACACACTTCTTTAAGATGCTGCAGGCGCTTCCTTACGGTGAACGTTTAGGATACAGCAGATACCACTGAATttcaatttgaaaatgttttcgaAAGTGATCTTTTTTGCTCAacaaggcttcatttatttgatcaaaaatacagtgaaaagagtaatattgtatattatcacagtttatgtaaatattattataaaatctagtttattcctgtgatgcaaagctgaatttatcaATACTTTAgtcacttcagaaatcattttaatattggcTGCTCGAGATGATTTCTGATtgatataaaagttaaaaacgtCGTATTTTTGTGAAGTTGGAATTTTTTTGAATTCCTCGacgaatagaaagttcaaaagacgTGTCTTTACTGTAACCTTTGATCAGCTTAATGTGTctttgctgaatgaaagtaGCAAAAAaccatgtaaaaatgttttttcttgcaCACAATTACTTCCAAACAATGTTcctgttttaatgcaaaattccCATCTCTCCTTTTTTGCAAGGTGAATAGTGACATGGTTAAATAGGCATTTCTTAGTCACAAATGATTCACGATGGCCTTAGAGCATGTGTTTGATGGAGGGCTTTCTTCTTGTATAACAACAGATAATACACCACACATAGCAGGATATTGATTATTCCCCTAATTGTTTTTCGTGTCACTTTCACTGTAAAagcagcagacacacacacacacacacacacacacacacatatgcttgCTTGCTCAGCCGGTCTGAGAGCCCAGGAAGCTGTAGGAAGTGAAAGTGAGAGTGACTGTAGGAGGTACTGAGAagggatggatgatggatgaatAGAGAGAGGGACAGCGAGCTCTATATGTTGAGTATGTTCTGCTCTTTTCTGTCAGAGGCTGTCCGGCCCCCTTCCCTCTATCTCCACAGCCACTGTAAGTATCAGAACACATGTACATCTCTACCAGAGCCCCGCAGTCTGCCACACTCACTTCAAATAACACTTTCTTAAAACTATTCAATAGCAGTGACCGCCACTTCCTGCTTGGATTACTTTTTGGTTACTTCTACAATTCAAATAAGAGCTAATGATTTAAGTGAACGCAGTCGTTTGGCTTTAAAATGGGGTCAGACGTAGACGATTTGGCATTTGGAAACCTCAATACCTTTAAAAGTGCTGTATGTAAACTGACTCTACTGAAGCATTGCagtgtttgcagatatttaggAAACATCTTCACATAATTGTTTCTTTGAAAAGTAATGCCGCAGCCAGTTATGCGGCTTTGAAATGTGCGTTGCGTGTCGAaatgtctgttatttttttgttttggtctgtgtGATTCTGACGATTAACCCAAAAGTATTTCAACAACCCGGGTTGCCAGGTGGTGGAAAACACCGCTTAATGCAGCCGTGAAGAAAGTGAATTGGGCCAGAGATCCGGTTTCTTCCTGTCCTAAAAAGCCCCAGCATCCACCTAGACAGCTCTATGAATAGAGGAATATTAAGACCTGTTTACAGCTGCTTAtttcatgctctttttttttttactgttttatttaaatgtttccatttaCTCTGCATGTTGCACTAGCGCTGTCATATTGGACCATAATGCCATATAGCCTATAACAAACTCtcacatgtttattattttaacattttagtattaaaatgtacatatgtgATTTCAAAAACTATATGCATTTACACTTGCCCAGTTTTGTCTGAAATACAGCCCAGACCTCCTGAAGTGGTTTGAAAGATCGTATATAAAGCCATCTGTTTAGTGGGTATTTACACTTGGTCTTTTTACGACCTGATAGTTATCCGATCCTATAAAAGGCATGGCAAGGTGTAAACAGTTCCTTAAAACTCGATAGATATTGTAATTTGCACTCGTGTCCACAATCTGGCAACCCATGTAAGCATCGCGTCTGAGAACGAGGTGTCAGGAGAAACAAATCTCTCTCATGTTTGGACTGCAGTGCCCACTTGAACAGTTAGCTGTCATTGTTACATAGAGCACTTTTAAAACTGGGTCATTACAATCTTGTGAATACATATTTAGGTTTTAGTGCACATTTATGCCTGATTTAGTGAAACACATAATCGTGAAGGATTTGATGTCAGACctttacatttcaaacatttatttttaaagatatcgtattttaaaacatgttgacTTCATGAATGCGGAGTTTCAGGAGGAAATCATGTTTCGTATTCAGTGTTATATGACTGTGTGTGTCTCCCCGCTGACACGGACAGATAAGAAAGAGGACGGAAGTATCCCACCCGCTGTAGTCATGCCACTTCCCTCAAAGCGGGGCAGAAAGAAGAAGTCCATGATGCCAAGGGCAGGTCCCGTTTCAGCCCATGCGCTCGCCACAGGAAGTGATGCGCTGATTCTTGCACACCTGGCCACTGGGGGACAGGTGagatcatttgacctttatgtCAGTACTTTTGGGATACCATGTTTTGTCTCAGTCATCGTACTTTTGCTGGTCATGCTTTCACGGTTAGAGTTCCAGAACGTGACCGAAAAAAGAACTTGTTTATTTTAGGttcattgtaaaatgttacatatttgtgcatatgttgtcattgtattcttctgctttatactgttcagtgctttgatgacacctgtgttgttaaaagcactatataaataaaaaattgattgATATTTTCCCACTCCATTGCAGATTGTAAgtgaaatcatgttttaaagACGTCTTTCTCATTACAAAGCATGCTTGTTTTAATAAGCGCATTAGTGCTgatacatttaagtaatttaaaatatatttttttattgatatttttaaacttGGCACCATTTTAAGACTTTCTTCATAATCAGCAGATGTTTTTCTTCTCCATGATGGAAGtcattattgtgttattattgaCAAGATAATTTAATTTAGGAAAGAGGTACACTTTTTAAAgctcataaaataataagacCCTTTATTAATTTAGTTCTATTAATTGTTAGAAAGAGATTTTTTGAATTGTCTCTTGTAGGTGTTGACTGAAAAGACTCAAAAGTAAAAGTTGTATAAAGATGCTCACCTTatgttattttcacttttacagCACAACACGAGTGACCCGTATGACCTTTCCAATGACGAGGATGATCATCCAGGCAAAGATGGGAACAAGTCATACAGGTGCAACGAAtaatcattttcttaaatatttgcaGGCTTGATTAATTTTTGGTGCATTAAGGACTGCCACGCTTGACACtgtttgaatgtgtgtttgAACATTTAACTGACATGACCTTTCTGCCGCCTTACAAAAATATCGCTATATTTTCCACCAGCTTGTAAGGGAGCGTCTAGAAAGGTGAATGCAAATGGAATTGATGATCAGTATAGCTTCTCAAGGctgatgtgttgtgtgtgtgatccgAATGCAAACGCACCCGCTGGTTTTCCCCTGTAGGTGCCGCATGTGCGCGGTGACGTTCTTCAACAAGTCAGACATGCAGATTCACGCCAAGTCGCACACGGAGGCCAAGCCGCACAAGTGTCCTCACTGCTCCAAGTCCTTCGCCAACTCCAGCTATCTGGCGCAGCACATCCGCATCCACAGCGGCGCCAAACCCTACACCTGCTCCTACTGCCAGAAAACCTTCAGACAGCTCAGTCATCTACAGCAGCATACACGGTAcacacgcgtgtgtgtgtgtgtgtgtgtgtgtgtgtgtgtgtgtgtgtgtgtgtgtgtgtgtgtgtgtgtgagtgtgagtatgACTTACTAAAGCAGGCACTGTTACACCTGCTAAAGGATGGATCCAGGGTTTTGAGTAGTTTGCTTAGTCGTGCTTCGATTAGGATAAGCATGtttatctttctctctttctgtcttcctGTCTTTCCCTGACGTGGTGACATTCGAGCTCTCAGTTAGAAGCAGGTGTTTGTGTCTCATGCTAATCACATCACGCGTCTGTCTTATTTCACAGCACAGTctctgactttcttttttttcgtttACTTCTTTACGTCCCATCACATTTTCGTGACACTGTATTCTTCCAAAGctgttttattcagtgttttacaTCTCCTTCCGTGCGTGGACTGggtaaaatttagtttttccatttaatCAGTCTTCATTTTATTCAAGATCAttgatttacttatttttttcttcttttactcTGCGTATATTAACAGCGTAGGcagcttttaaattaaaaaaaaaagtttaaaaatattgcattgctCTGTATTTTAATAGAACGTTTATAATCAAGTCTTTtgatttatacatataaatatttaacgaGAGTTTTCAGAAGTACTATTTTTGCTTAGGACTGGACAGTATGGCTTAAACAATTGTCAAGATAAAATTGTTAATATCAGTGAAAACCAATAATTATCATTACAACAAGTGGAAGTCttacaaaacaaattacaaattaaaaattaatttcttagaTTTTTAAAGTGCTAATAAGTACTACATTGTTTTGTATCATGCGACATGTTTGCAGTGCAGGcttcaatataaatatactttttttttttgtcccttataaatgcacatttgacCGTATGGATGCATGGTTTTATTTAGACCGCAAGACAAAATAATAGCTAAAAATCAACATGTCAGTAAGCAGTCCTATTTGACTCAATGTCATGTAATATTCTGGGTTATTTTTAGCTATAGTTCACAAACCACTTCTATGATTATATTAATTATCACTGgcaatatttttttgctaaaaaacGAATAGCAACTACATTAACCATAAATAGACTTTCATTGAAACCTAGCAGGCTGGAAGGCTTAAAAGCATGTCATTTGTCTCCATTTGCTTCTGTATTATCTGGCTTGTGTCATGTCTTCTTTCTCCTTTCCATGGGATTTTTATTCTGCCGGACAAGAACGAGTCTTTAATCCAATTCCATCTTACTCTACTCATCTTCATCATGTCTCTTTCGTCTGCTCTGGCTAGTTTCGTCTAACCCGATAGTTAGGGAGGGGAAAGGAAGctggtgagagagagagaatgagagagagagagagagagagagagagagagataagatGAAGTgccttgtgtttttgtgtgctgtGTTTCAGAACTCAGACACCACAATGAGCCCCGTCGCTTTGCTAAAAGCATGTTTGATGATCCGATCACTCTTTGATCCAAGTGGGGCTCGTTTATTGATTCACTGGtaaatctctctctgtttgtttctctcttttcatcccCTTCCCTTCATCCCTTGTTAGAAACCACACAGAGGGCAAACCGCACAAGTGTCCTCACTGCTCCAAATCGTTCGCCAACTCCAGCTACCTGTCCCAGCACATCCGCATCCACAGCGGCGCCAAACCCTACACCTGCTCCTACTGCCAGAAAACCTTCAGGCAGCTCAGTCACTTACAGCAGCATAACAGGTAACAGACAGGGACAGATAGGATCGTGTGCAGCATCCGTCCTCTCTTCTCCTGACGGTTTTCCCCTTATTCCTTCTCCTCTGTTGTCTCCTCATGCTGTAGTCGAGAGGCTTGAGTAGGCTTCCCGGAAACATATTTGAGACGTACTCGTGCGATCTTCTAACGAAGagcttctgttttgttttgaaggaTTCATACTGGCGATCGGCCGTATAAGTGTTCCCATCCTGGCTGTGAGAAAGCTTTTACCCAACTATCTAACCTCCAGGTAAACGTCTTCAGCTGATTCATGAGTGATTGAAACCCCTCGGTTCAGGAAAAGCgggatttgatttttttaattttaagaaaacGCTGTAATGAAATGATTTGACGTCAGATTTTGGATCCCTTGAC from Puntigrus tetrazona isolate hp1 chromosome 4, ASM1883169v1, whole genome shotgun sequence carries:
- the LOC122342806 gene encoding zinc finger protein 384-like isoform X3, which encodes MEDSHFNSSYFWSPVPTVQGQIENAMFLNKMKEQLGPDKGAGFPHSSAAHYPTAVLTVPGSVAMDTGAVGRVPKQEGGGGGASGTAGPQISGVGAHLHPPHTSQNITVVPVPSTGIMTAAGLVITTPQGALVTPPSSSQSFVSGPPTTTMIVSALHPTNTDKKEDGSIPPAVVMPLPSKRGRKKKSMMPRAGPVSAHALATGSDALILAHLATGGQHNTSDPYDLSNDEDDHPGKDGNKSYRCRMCAVTFFNKSDMQIHAKSHTEAKPHKCPHCSKSFANSSYLAQHIRIHSGAKPYTCSYCQKTFRQLSHLQQHTRNHTEGKPHKCPHCSKSFANSSYLSQHIRIHSGAKPYTCSYCQKTFRQLSHLQQHNRIHTGDRPYKCSHPGCEKAFTQLSNLQSHRRQHNKDKPYKCHNCNRGYTDATSLEVHLSTHTVKHAKLFSCGLCNRAYTSETYLMKHMRKHNPDPLTVAAAVAAQQAQQGQNPAQASGAGGGRGRGRGRGAASAGAAAQAQNQPNPNPPTSYSVTEGIPCPFDLHQYKTVSAGEIQYKPVTVADLAAHKDLCLTVSTSAIQVEHMNS
- the LOC122342806 gene encoding zinc finger protein 384-like isoform X6, whose protein sequence is MEDSHFNSSYFWSPVPTVQGQIENAMFLNKMKEQLGPDKGAGFPHSSAAHYPTAVLTVPGSVAMDTGAVGRVPKQEGGGGGASGTAGPQISGVGAHLHPPHTSQNITVVPVPSTGIMTAAGLVITTPQGALVTPPSSSQSFVSGPPTTTMIVSALHPTNTEAVRPPSLYLHSHYKKEDGSIPPAVVMPLPSKRGRKKKSMMPRAGPVSAHALATGSDALILAHLATGGQHNTSDPYDLSNDEDDHPGKDGNKSYRCRMCAVTFFNKSDMQIHAKSHTEAKPHKCPHCSKSFANSSYLAQHIRIHSGAKPYTCSYCQKTFRQLSHLQQHTRIHTGDRPYKCSHPGCEKAFTQLSNLQSHRRQHNKDKPYKCHNCNRGYTDATSLEVHLSTHTVKHAKLFSCGLCNRAYTSETYLMKHMRKHNPDPLTVAAAVAAQQAQQGQNPAQASGAGGGRGRGRGRGAASAGAAAQAQNQPNPNPPTSYSVTEGIPCPFDLHQYKTVSAGEIQYKPVTVADLAAHKDLCLTVSTSAIQVEHMNS
- the LOC122342806 gene encoding zinc finger protein 384-like isoform X2 yields the protein MEDSHFNSSYFWSPVPTVQGQIENAMFLNKMKEQLGPDKGAGFPHSSAAHYPTAVLTVPGSVAMDTGAVGRVPKQEGGGGGASGTAGPQISGVGAHLHPPHTSQNITVVPVPSTGIMTAGLVITTPQGALVTPPSSSQSFVSGPPTTTMIVSALHPTNTEAVRPPSLYLHSHYKKEDGSIPPAVVMPLPSKRGRKKKSMMPRAGPVSAHALATGSDALILAHLATGGQHNTSDPYDLSNDEDDHPGKDGNKSYRCRMCAVTFFNKSDMQIHAKSHTEAKPHKCPHCSKSFANSSYLAQHIRIHSGAKPYTCSYCQKTFRQLSHLQQHTRNHTEGKPHKCPHCSKSFANSSYLSQHIRIHSGAKPYTCSYCQKTFRQLSHLQQHNRIHTGDRPYKCSHPGCEKAFTQLSNLQSHRRQHNKDKPYKCHNCNRGYTDATSLEVHLSTHTVKHAKLFSCGLCNRAYTSETYLMKHMRKHNPDPLTVAAAVAAQQAQQGQNPAQASGAGGGRGRGRGRGAASAGAAAQAQNQPNPNPPTSYSVTEGIPCPFDLHQYKTVSAGEIQYKPVTVADLAAHKDLCLTVSTSAIQVEHMNS
- the LOC122342806 gene encoding zinc finger protein 384-like isoform X4, which translates into the protein MEDSHFNSSYFWSPVPTVQGQIENAMFLNKMKEQLGPDKGAGFPHSSAAHYPTAVLTVPGSVAMDTGAVGRVPKQEGGGGGASGTAGPQISGVGAHLHPPHTSQNITVVPVPSTGIMTAGLVITTPQGALVTPPSSSQSFVSGPPTTTMIVSALHPTNTDKKEDGSIPPAVVMPLPSKRGRKKKSMMPRAGPVSAHALATGSDALILAHLATGGQHNTSDPYDLSNDEDDHPGKDGNKSYRCRMCAVTFFNKSDMQIHAKSHTEAKPHKCPHCSKSFANSSYLAQHIRIHSGAKPYTCSYCQKTFRQLSHLQQHTRNHTEGKPHKCPHCSKSFANSSYLSQHIRIHSGAKPYTCSYCQKTFRQLSHLQQHNRIHTGDRPYKCSHPGCEKAFTQLSNLQSHRRQHNKDKPYKCHNCNRGYTDATSLEVHLSTHTVKHAKLFSCGLCNRAYTSETYLMKHMRKHNPDPLTVAAAVAAQQAQQGQNPAQASGAGGGRGRGRGRGAASAGAAAQAQNQPNPNPPTSYSVTEGIPCPFDLHQYKTVSAGEIQYKPVTVADLAAHKDLCLTVSTSAIQVEHMNS
- the LOC122342806 gene encoding zinc finger protein 384-like isoform X5; protein product: MFLNKMKEQLGPDKGAGFPHSSAAHYPTAVLTVPGSVAMDTGAVGRVPKQEGGGGGASGTAGPQISGVGAHLHPPHTSQNITVVPVPSTGIMTAAGLVITTPQGALVTPPSSSQSFVSGPPTTTMIVSALHPTNTEAVRPPSLYLHSHYKKEDGSIPPAVVMPLPSKRGRKKKSMMPRAGPVSAHALATGSDALILAHLATGGQHNTSDPYDLSNDEDDHPGKDGNKSYRCRMCAVTFFNKSDMQIHAKSHTEAKPHKCPHCSKSFANSSYLAQHIRIHSGAKPYTCSYCQKTFRQLSHLQQHTRNHTEGKPHKCPHCSKSFANSSYLSQHIRIHSGAKPYTCSYCQKTFRQLSHLQQHNRIHTGDRPYKCSHPGCEKAFTQLSNLQSHRRQHNKDKPYKCHNCNRGYTDATSLEVHLSTHTVKHAKLFSCGLCNRAYTSETYLMKHMRKHNPDPLTVAAAVAAQQAQQGQNPAQASGAGGGRGRGRGRGAASAGAAAQAQNQPNPNPPTSYSVTEGIPCPFDLHQYKTVSAGEIQYKPVTVADLAAHKDLCLTVSTSAIQVEHMNS
- the LOC122342806 gene encoding zinc finger protein 384-like isoform X1, with protein sequence MEDSHFNSSYFWSPVPTVQGQIENAMFLNKMKEQLGPDKGAGFPHSSAAHYPTAVLTVPGSVAMDTGAVGRVPKQEGGGGGASGTAGPQISGVGAHLHPPHTSQNITVVPVPSTGIMTAAGLVITTPQGALVTPPSSSQSFVSGPPTTTMIVSALHPTNTEAVRPPSLYLHSHYKKEDGSIPPAVVMPLPSKRGRKKKSMMPRAGPVSAHALATGSDALILAHLATGGQHNTSDPYDLSNDEDDHPGKDGNKSYRCRMCAVTFFNKSDMQIHAKSHTEAKPHKCPHCSKSFANSSYLAQHIRIHSGAKPYTCSYCQKTFRQLSHLQQHTRNHTEGKPHKCPHCSKSFANSSYLSQHIRIHSGAKPYTCSYCQKTFRQLSHLQQHNRIHTGDRPYKCSHPGCEKAFTQLSNLQSHRRQHNKDKPYKCHNCNRGYTDATSLEVHLSTHTVKHAKLFSCGLCNRAYTSETYLMKHMRKHNPDPLTVAAAVAAQQAQQGQNPAQASGAGGGRGRGRGRGAASAGAAAQAQNQPNPNPPTSYSVTEGIPCPFDLHQYKTVSAGEIQYKPVTVADLAAHKDLCLTVSTSAIQVEHMNS